The Deltaproteobacteria bacterium genome contains the following window.
CGCGTTCCAGTTCTGCGGCAGCAGAGGGACCATCGGTCATGGCAATATGAGCGATAGGAACCAGCCGTCCACCAGAATCTGAACACCAGTCGACAATCCAGCGATTATACGCACGGCTATAGGCATTGGCGAGCTCGTGGTCTTCGACTTCACACTCCCACGTCAGCCCGACACTTGGATACATCAATGCGATATGAATGTTCTCGTGATCGAGCAGCTTGACACGCTCCTTTGCATCCATCGTCCCAAACTGCGCTGACTCTTTGTACGTCATGTTCAGTCTGGTTGCCATTTCGTCGGCGTTATTCCCCATACCGCCAAGCAACGTCAGCGCTTTGATATTGAAAAATTTCGAGGGTCTGCCATCGAGTTCGAGATATTCTTTGCCATCACTGCTGACGCGAATCCGCAATGCGCGCTCGCGGAATTTTGGGTCAATATATTTTTCCCACGCATCTGGTGGTTCCAACATGTGCCCGTCGGCGTCGATAATGTTCTTGTAGTCAGCTAGCTTTGGCGATGGATTTGCCATGATAACACTCCTTTTTCTTTGGCCCTTTGTGACACGTATGGCTGATGAGGCACCCTCCGCGGGTTACGCGGCGATTGCTGATCCACCTTCGGCGCAAGCATCAACGCGGTCCGAGGCACGGTAGCCGTACTCGCTAACGTGATGTTCGGCAGACCAGATAGAATCAAACCCTAAGTCTGCAGCAGCCTGCATAAACTCAAGCTGTTTCTTCACAATTTGATGTTCGGCCTTGTGAACAGGATTGTCGAACAAATGTAACGTGCCGAATTGCAAGTTCTTGCGCTGCACGGATATGCGTACCTCCTCTGAGACCTTCAGGAACCATCCTAGCGAGAACCGTACCAGGGGAGGGTGGTGCGAGTTTTTATGAGGCGCAGAAGCGCTATCTTGCCAAAGGGCGCGTGGTGAGCGGAGTTGTGTGGCCGTGGAGACACTTCTGTAGTACAGAATATGCTACTCCTGCTGCCCCCGATCGCAACACTCGCGCAGATTGTTTTGTCCTCTGTGTATCCTTTGGCGCCACTTTTGTCTTCGCCGTGCAGTGTCCACGTGAGTTATGCAGGGTTTCAGGGCGCATCAGCTTGGCACATTTTTCGCTGTGAGAAAAATCTGCAAGAGAGGCTCGAAAACACAACCTTTCCCCTTGCGGTTAGACCATGTGTGGCCAAGGACCTCCGCAGGTTGTGTTGGAGTGCGCGGCTCTGTCGAGTCTCTCTTCTTCTCTATCGGAAATTACTCACGAGTAGTGAAAGAGTGAAGACGATGACGATTCCACAGGCGGGACACCTGTCTCTGTTGGCACAAGTACAAAAGACAACCAATGCTGTCATCAAGTTCTATCGTGCGTGAGCGAAGCTGTTCCATCAAGGTGCGTGTCCATGTTTGAACCAGATGTATTGTTGCCTG
Protein-coding sequences here:
- a CDS encoding LLM class flavin-dependent oxidoreductase — translated: MQRKNLQFGTLHLFDNPVHKAEHQIVKKQLEFMQAAADLGFDSIWSAEHHVSEYGYRASDRVDACAEGGSAIAA